In one Aeromicrobium erythreum genomic region, the following are encoded:
- a CDS encoding NYN domain-containing protein, protein MPPARIAVLIDADNAPASKIGAILSQVAKSGNAHVRRAYGDWKNAHLKGWESRLQEFAIAPVQQFAYTKGKNASDIAMVIDAMDLLHAGVADGFAIVSSDADFTPLVMRLRQSGAEVLGFGGEKAPKAFQNACSTFYKLETLREDDDTDDDVEDTDDVAETGGAGGGDTVETTKTSAGRTTRPGQRVDSATLKSDRQLVRMLRTAVDEAADDDGWAQLSQVSDQIRNQSSIQPGNYGYAKFSGLIEAIDLFEVKRDGKAVMVRRRKRGR, encoded by the coding sequence ATGCCTCCTGCTCGCATCGCCGTGCTCATCGACGCCGACAACGCGCCTGCCTCGAAGATCGGCGCGATCTTGTCGCAGGTCGCGAAGTCGGGGAACGCGCACGTCAGGCGTGCGTACGGGGACTGGAAGAACGCGCACCTGAAGGGGTGGGAGAGCCGGCTGCAGGAGTTCGCGATCGCGCCGGTGCAGCAGTTCGCGTACACGAAGGGCAAGAACGCGTCCGACATCGCGATGGTGATCGACGCGATGGACCTCCTGCACGCCGGTGTGGCCGACGGGTTCGCGATCGTCTCGAGCGACGCCGACTTCACGCCGCTCGTCATGCGGCTGCGCCAGTCGGGCGCCGAGGTGCTCGGGTTCGGTGGGGAGAAGGCGCCCAAGGCGTTCCAGAACGCGTGCTCGACGTTCTACAAGCTCGAGACGCTGCGCGAGGACGACGACACCGACGACGACGTCGAGGACACCGACGACGTCGCCGAGACCGGTGGCGCCGGCGGCGGCGACACCGTCGAGACCACGAAGACGTCGGCAGGGCGCACCACGCGGCCCGGTCAGCGGGTCGACTCCGCCACCCTCAAGAGCGACCGTCAGCTCGTGCGCATGCTGCGCACCGCGGTCGACGAGGCCGCGGACGACGACGGGTGGGCGCAGCTGTCGCAGGTGAGCGACCAGATCCGCAACCAGTCGTCGATCCAGCCCGGCAACTACGGCTACGCCAAGTTCAGCGGCCTGATCGAGGCGATCGACCTGTTCGAGGTCAAGCGCGACGGCAAGGCCGTGATGGTCCGCCGGAGGAAGCGCGGACGCTGA
- the gltX gene encoding glutamate--tRNA ligase, whose translation MTDSPVTSTASIPTVGDDVPVVARFCPSPTGNPHVGMARTALFSWAYARHRGGRFVFRIEDTDASRDSEESYDLLVDVMRWLGLDWDEGVEVGGPNGPYRQSQRMDVYADVAQRLLDAGLAYKAYDTAEELEQRRDAARAAGRPSGYDGLHRDLTPEQQAAYEAEGRQPVIRFKMPAKDWTFDDLVRGPITFGADNVQDFVIVRANGQPLYTLTNPTDDALMGITHVLRGEDILSSTPRQIAMYEAFAQIGLGHGMVPRFGHLPYVTGAGNKKLSKRDPESNLLGYRDQGFLAEGLLNYLALLGWSLPAVDGVEKDVFTLEEMVQAFEISRVNPNPARFDLKKCEAINGDHVRLLSDEELRSRLVPFFVAEGLVQDPPTESEAAMLAAAVPLVHERMALLTEAVAMLRFLFVDDATFTIDEADAAKQLDEKGLDVVRAALAALESIGSTVEWSTPTIEGALRVALIDDLGLKPRVAFGPVRVAATGSRISPPLFESLELLGRKRTLARLRAVV comes from the coding sequence ATGACTGACAGCCCCGTGACGTCGACCGCGTCGATCCCGACGGTCGGCGACGACGTGCCCGTCGTGGCGCGGTTCTGCCCGTCACCCACCGGCAACCCGCACGTCGGCATGGCCCGCACCGCGCTGTTCAGCTGGGCGTACGCGCGGCACCGCGGCGGTCGTTTCGTGTTCCGCATCGAGGACACCGACGCGAGTCGCGACAGCGAGGAGTCCTACGACCTGCTCGTCGACGTGATGCGCTGGCTCGGCCTCGACTGGGACGAGGGCGTCGAGGTCGGCGGCCCGAACGGTCCGTACCGCCAGAGCCAGCGGATGGACGTCTACGCCGACGTCGCGCAGCGTCTGCTCGACGCCGGCCTCGCGTACAAGGCGTACGACACCGCCGAGGAGCTGGAGCAGCGTCGCGACGCGGCCCGCGCGGCGGGTCGCCCGAGTGGCTACGACGGCCTGCACCGCGACCTCACCCCCGAGCAGCAGGCGGCCTACGAGGCCGAGGGCCGCCAGCCGGTGATCCGGTTCAAGATGCCCGCGAAGGACTGGACGTTCGACGACCTCGTGCGTGGACCGATCACCTTCGGCGCCGACAACGTGCAGGACTTCGTCATCGTCCGCGCCAACGGCCAGCCGCTGTACACGCTCACCAACCCCACGGACGACGCGCTGATGGGCATCACGCACGTGCTGCGCGGCGAGGACATCCTCAGCTCCACCCCGCGCCAGATCGCGATGTACGAGGCGTTCGCGCAGATCGGGCTGGGTCACGGCATGGTCCCGCGCTTCGGGCACCTGCCGTACGTGACGGGCGCCGGCAACAAGAAGCTGTCGAAGCGCGACCCCGAGTCGAACCTGCTGGGCTACCGCGACCAAGGCTTCCTCGCCGAGGGGCTCCTGAACTACCTCGCGCTGCTCGGCTGGTCGTTGCCGGCCGTCGACGGTGTCGAGAAGGACGTCTTCACGCTCGAGGAGATGGTGCAGGCCTTCGAGATCTCGCGCGTCAACCCGAACCCGGCGCGGTTCGACCTCAAGAAGTGCGAGGCGATCAACGGCGACCACGTCCGGCTGCTGTCGGATGAGGAGCTGCGCTCCCGCCTGGTGCCGTTCTTCGTGGCGGAGGGCCTTGTGCAGGACCCGCCGACGGAGTCGGAGGCGGCGATGCTGGCGGCGGCGGTGCCGCTCGTGCACGAGCGGATGGCGCTGCTGACCGAGGCGGTGGCGATGCTGCGCTTCCTGTTCGTCGACGACGCCACCTTCACGATCGACGAGGCCGACGCTGCGAAGCAGCTCGACGAGAAGGGTCTCGACGTCGTGCGAGCCGCGCTCGCCGCGCTGGAGTCGATCGGCTCGACCGTGGAGTGGTCGACGCCGACGATCGAGGGCGCGCTGCGCGTGGCGCTGATCGACGACCTCGGGCTGAAGCCGAGGGTCGCGTTCGGGCCGGTGCGCGTGGCGGCCACGGGCAGCCGGATCTCCCCGCCGTTGTTCGAGTCGCTCGAGCTGCTGGGGCGCAAGCGCACCCTGGCGCGGCTGCGCGCCGTCGTCTGA
- a CDS encoding fumarylacetoacetate hydrolase family protein — protein sequence MRVARFAGDDDPRFGLVGDEDGTPTIAVLKGDPLYAGYELTGQKIAVDDVRLLAPVIPRSKVVCVGKNYVAHAAEMGGEVPAEPLVFLKPNTSVVGPGDPVVYPAQSSEVHHEAELAVVIGRICKDVAVEDVDKVVFGYTAANDVTARDLQRTDGQWARAKGFDTFCPLGPWIETNLDPSDLRVTCEVGGELRQDGRTSDMVFSVADIVAYVSSFMTLLPGDVILTGTPEGVGPVQVGDTVSVTVEGIGTLSNQVVSHD from the coding sequence ATGCGTGTTGCGAGGTTCGCGGGGGACGACGACCCCCGATTCGGTCTGGTCGGCGACGAGGACGGGACGCCCACGATCGCCGTCCTGAAGGGTGACCCGCTGTACGCGGGCTACGAGCTGACGGGGCAGAAGATCGCCGTCGACGACGTGCGGCTGCTGGCGCCGGTCATCCCGCGCAGCAAGGTCGTGTGCGTGGGCAAGAACTACGTCGCGCACGCCGCCGAGATGGGCGGGGAGGTGCCCGCCGAGCCTCTCGTCTTCCTGAAGCCGAACACCAGCGTCGTGGGCCCCGGCGACCCGGTCGTCTACCCCGCGCAGAGCTCGGAGGTGCACCACGAGGCCGAGCTGGCCGTCGTGATCGGGCGCATCTGCAAGGACGTCGCCGTCGAGGACGTCGACAAGGTCGTGTTCGGCTACACCGCCGCCAACGACGTGACCGCCCGCGACCTCCAGCGCACCGACGGCCAGTGGGCCCGCGCGAAGGGCTTCGACACGTTCTGCCCGCTCGGACCTTGGATCGAGACCAACCTCGACCCGTCCGACCTGCGCGTGACCTGCGAGGTGGGTGGCGAGCTGCGCCAGGACGGCCGCACGAGCGACATGGTCTTCTCCGTGGCCGACATCGTCGCCTACGTCTCCTCCTTCATGACGCTGCTGCCCGGCGACGTCATCCTCACCGGCACGCCCGAGGGCGTCGGACCCGTCCAGGTGGGCGACACGGTGAGCGTGACCGTCGAGGGCATCGGCACCCTCTCCAACCAGGTGGTCTCCCATGACTGA
- a CDS encoding peptidylprolyl isomerase, protein MRLRRTAALLALTASVALSGCGGDDSSAAKDDADGSASTGGCDWVRGGEAAKKVDPPAADAKPATSVVLTINGAEVPIELNTKAPCAATSFTSLAEQGYYDDAPCSRVSDPAQVPYGILQCGDPTGTGSGGPGYSFADELSGDESYPAGSVAMANAGPDTNGSQFFLNFADSQFPPDYTLLGTISPEGMTALKKVVSVGAEGGVGDGAPAKAVTIESARPVE, encoded by the coding sequence ATGCGCCTGCGTCGAACTGCCGCCCTGCTCGCCCTGACCGCCTCCGTCGCCCTCAGCGGCTGCGGTGGTGACGACTCGTCGGCTGCGAAGGACGACGCCGACGGATCGGCGTCGACGGGCGGGTGCGACTGGGTGCGTGGGGGAGAGGCGGCCAAGAAGGTCGACCCGCCCGCGGCGGACGCGAAGCCGGCGACGTCGGTGGTGCTCACGATCAACGGCGCGGAGGTGCCGATCGAGCTGAACACGAAGGCACCCTGCGCCGCGACGTCGTTCACCTCGCTCGCCGAGCAGGGCTACTACGACGACGCCCCCTGCAGCCGCGTGAGCGACCCTGCGCAGGTGCCCTACGGCATCCTCCAGTGCGGCGACCCGACCGGCACGGGCAGCGGCGGCCCCGGCTACTCCTTCGCCGACGAGCTCAGCGGCGACGAGAGCTATCCGGCCGGCAGCGTCGCGATGGCGAACGCCGGCCCTGACACGAACGGGTCGCAGTTCTTCCTGAACTTCGCCGACTCCCAGTTCCCACCGGACTACACCCTGCTCGGCACCATCTCGCCCGAGGGGATGACGGCGCTGAAGAAGGTCGTCTCCGTGGGCGCCGAGGGCGGCGTGGGCGACGGTGCCCCCGCCAAGGCGGTCACCATCGAGTCGGCCCGTCCGGTCGAGTAG
- a CDS encoding isoprenyl transferase, with translation MTPAPRRPPSARPAPRAPEPHPSGARPPQLEPHQVPRHVAVVMDGNGRWAKERGLPRTEGHKRGEFALLDVVKGAIELGIEAVSVYAFSTENWKRSPEEVRFLMGFNRDVVHRRRDEMHALGVRVRWAGRPRRLWRSVINELETAERLTRHNDTLSLTMCVNYGGRAEIADAAAALARDVKAGKVDPDRVTERTFARYLDEPDLPDVDLFWRTSGEQRTSNFLPWQSAYAELVFSDIAWPDVDRLALWAAVEEYARRQRRFGSA, from the coding sequence ATGACCCCCGCACCCCGCCGTCCCCCGAGCGCTCGCCCGGCGCCGCGCGCACCCGAGCCGCACCCGTCCGGCGCGCGCCCGCCCCAGCTCGAGCCGCACCAGGTGCCGCGCCACGTCGCGGTCGTCATGGACGGCAACGGCCGCTGGGCCAAGGAGCGCGGCCTGCCCCGCACGGAGGGGCACAAGCGCGGCGAGTTCGCCCTGCTCGACGTCGTCAAGGGCGCCATCGAGCTCGGCATCGAGGCGGTGAGCGTGTACGCGTTCTCCACCGAGAACTGGAAGCGCTCGCCCGAGGAGGTGCGCTTCCTCATGGGCTTCAACCGCGACGTCGTGCACCGTCGGCGCGACGAGATGCACGCGCTCGGCGTCCGGGTGCGCTGGGCCGGGCGTCCGCGGCGGCTGTGGCGCAGCGTGATCAACGAGCTCGAGACGGCAGAGCGGCTGACCCGCCACAACGACACCCTCAGCCTGACCATGTGCGTCAACTACGGCGGACGCGCCGAGATCGCCGACGCTGCCGCGGCGCTGGCGCGCGACGTCAAGGCCGGCAAGGTCGACCCCGACCGCGTCACCGAGCGCACCTTCGCGCGCTACCTCGACGAGCCCGACCTGCCCGACGTCGACCTCTTCTGGCGCACCTCCGGCGAGCAGCGCACGAGCAACTTCCTGCCCTGGCAGTCGGCCTACGCCGAGCTGGTGTTCTCCGACATCGCCTGGCCCGACGTCGACCGGCTCGCCCTGTGGGCCGCGGTCGAGGAGTACGCCCGACGTCAACGACGGTTCGGATCGGCATGA
- the recO gene encoding DNA repair protein RecO, whose amino-acid sequence MSLFRDQGVVLRTHKLGEADRIITLLTRQRGLVRAAAKGVRKTSSRFGGRLEPFMHVDLQLAEGRTLDVITQVVTLSAFARDLGLDYPAYTAGTAILETAERLTPHDGEPAVQQYQLLVGALAALSARRQPPSTLLDSYQLRALAVAGYAPSFSGCARCGLEGPHRNLHVPSGGVLCDGCRLPGSSAPPAVTLTLLAALLAGDWPVVEQADDRTRREAAGIVSAYLSWHLEHGLRSMGHVDR is encoded by the coding sequence GTGAGCCTCTTCCGCGACCAAGGTGTGGTGCTGCGTACCCACAAGCTGGGCGAGGCCGACCGGATCATCACGCTGCTCACGCGTCAGCGCGGACTGGTCCGCGCCGCCGCCAAGGGGGTGCGGAAGACGTCGTCGCGGTTCGGCGGACGTCTCGAGCCGTTCATGCACGTCGACCTGCAGCTCGCCGAGGGGCGCACGCTCGACGTCATCACCCAGGTGGTCACCCTCTCCGCGTTCGCCCGCGACCTCGGTCTCGACTACCCGGCCTACACCGCCGGCACCGCGATCCTCGAGACCGCCGAGCGTCTCACCCCTCACGACGGCGAGCCGGCGGTGCAGCAGTACCAGCTGCTCGTGGGCGCCCTTGCCGCGCTGTCCGCCCGTCGGCAGCCGCCGAGCACGTTGCTCGACTCCTACCAGCTGCGTGCCCTGGCGGTCGCCGGCTACGCGCCCAGCTTCTCGGGCTGCGCCCGGTGCGGGCTGGAGGGTCCGCACCGCAACCTGCACGTCCCGTCCGGCGGCGTGCTGTGCGACGGCTGCCGGCTCCCGGGCTCCTCGGCACCCCCGGCCGTCACCCTCACGCTGCTCGCGGCGCTGCTCGCCGGCGACTGGCCGGTCGTCGAGCAGGCCGACGACCGCACCCGACGGGAGGCCGCCGGTATCGTCAGCGCGTACCTGTCGTGGCACCTGGAGCACGGACTGCGCTCCATGGGGCACGTCGACCGCTGA
- a CDS encoding DUF429 domain-containing protein, which produces MTSPAPLPAAAAVIGVDGCRAGWVGVHWSVDDTAAVLVAGTMLELVGGLVAAHGPVDVVGVDIPLHLPTDAPRAAEREARRRLPGRASTVFGSPSTAAIDAPDYAEANRLNREATGLGLSRQAFGLFPAIRDARAWLAGRPEVRVEEVHPESSFAELAGEPLLERKKTADGAARRRALLVEVGLTLPLVAPRGAGLDDLLDAGAAAWSARRVAQGTAVRLPEDPADGAPIWV; this is translated from the coding sequence GTGACGTCGCCCGCACCCCTGCCCGCCGCTGCCGCCGTCATCGGCGTCGACGGCTGCCGCGCCGGATGGGTGGGCGTGCACTGGTCCGTCGACGACACGGCCGCGGTGCTCGTCGCCGGCACGATGCTCGAGCTCGTCGGGGGTCTCGTCGCCGCCCACGGGCCGGTCGACGTGGTGGGCGTCGACATCCCCCTGCACCTGCCGACCGACGCACCACGAGCCGCCGAGCGCGAGGCGCGTCGACGGCTGCCGGGACGTGCGTCGACGGTGTTCGGGTCGCCGTCGACGGCCGCCATCGACGCGCCCGACTACGCGGAGGCGAACCGGCTCAACCGCGAGGCGACGGGGCTGGGTCTCAGCCGGCAGGCCTTCGGTCTGTTCCCGGCCATCCGCGACGCGCGCGCATGGCTCGCCGGACGCCCGGAGGTCCGCGTCGAGGAGGTGCACCCGGAGTCGAGCTTCGCGGAGCTCGCGGGCGAGCCGCTGCTGGAGCGCAAGAAGACCGCCGACGGCGCCGCGCGACGGCGGGCGCTGCTCGTCGAGGTCGGGCTCACGCTGCCGCTCGTCGCACCCCGCGGTGCAGGTCTCGACGACCTGCTCGACGCCGGCGCAGCCGCGTGGTCGGCACGTCGCGTCGCGCAGGGCACCGCCGTCCGGCTCCCGGAGGACCCGGCCGACGGCGCCCCGATCTGGGTGTGA
- a CDS encoding SGNH/GDSL hydrolase family protein, whose amino-acid sequence MHRTPRPRLVRLAAACAGPVLALGLVVAPTTAQAVTYVALGDSYSSGLGTRSYLDDGTECRRSAQSYPALVAAARGWSLDLRACSGATIPDVRAAQLGALSTSTQKVTLSVGGNDAGFADVLTECALPAWASDCDAAIDQAQATISGTLPSALSSLYAQIGSRAPSADVVVVGYPRVFMGEDCNALTWFSPEEQTRLNATADRLNSLLAARASAAGFRFANPTSAFTGHAVCDDPEWLNGLSNPVEESYHPNVAGHRDGYAPLVGARVASTSVRITAATQEQAAEESDVLTDRARRHTAADRRIEPQEFQAPDLDSPQVQRAARRLGIDTSDRAEVDRFDRRFAAR is encoded by the coding sequence ATGCACCGCACTCCACGTCCACGACTCGTCAGGCTGGCCGCCGCGTGCGCCGGCCCCGTGCTGGCCCTCGGGCTCGTCGTCGCGCCCACCACGGCGCAGGCCGTCACGTACGTCGCGCTCGGCGACTCCTACTCCTCGGGGCTCGGCACCCGCTCCTACCTCGACGACGGCACCGAGTGCCGACGCTCGGCGCAGTCGTACCCGGCGCTCGTCGCCGCAGCCCGTGGGTGGTCGCTCGACCTGCGCGCCTGCTCGGGGGCCACGATCCCCGACGTCCGCGCCGCCCAGCTCGGCGCACTGTCGACGTCGACGCAGAAGGTCACCCTCTCCGTCGGCGGCAACGACGCCGGGTTCGCCGACGTCCTCACCGAGTGCGCCCTGCCGGCGTGGGCGAGCGACTGCGACGCCGCGATCGACCAGGCGCAGGCCACCATCAGCGGCACGCTGCCGTCGGCCCTGTCGTCGCTCTACGCACAGATCGGGTCGCGCGCGCCGTCCGCCGACGTGGTCGTGGTCGGCTACCCGCGGGTGTTCATGGGCGAGGACTGCAACGCCCTCACCTGGTTCTCGCCCGAGGAGCAGACCCGTCTCAACGCCACCGCCGACCGGCTCAACAGCCTCCTGGCGGCACGTGCGTCGGCTGCGGGCTTCCGGTTCGCGAACCCGACGTCGGCCTTCACGGGACACGCGGTCTGCGACGACCCCGAGTGGCTCAACGGCCTGTCCAACCCGGTCGAGGAGTCCTACCACCCGAACGTCGCCGGCCACCGCGACGGCTACGCGCCGCTCGTCGGTGCCCGGGTCGCCTCGACGTCGGTGCGCATCACTGCGGCCACGCAGGAGCAGGCCGCGGAGGAGTCCGACGTGCTCACCGACCGCGCCCGGCGGCACACCGCGGCCGACCGACGCATCGAGCCGCAGGAGTTCCAGGCGCCCGACCTCGACAGCCCACAGGTCCAGCGCGCTGCGCGCCGGCTCGGCATCGACACCTCCGACCGGGCCGAGGTGGACCGCTTCGACCGACGCTTCGCCGCGCGCTGA
- a CDS encoding VOC family protein, which yields MRADLAANLSELYGSEVPAYTTLVEACEHVNADVLARRGGDAERLGSIRRVTAERHGAIRVGTETELAQVARIFGACGMYPVGFYDLREATPPIPVVSTAFRPLARAELAENPFRVFTSVLVVDDRRFFDERTEARLREFLDARTLFPAELLELADQMESEGDLTFERADRFLELATASFALSDEPVDRAWYEHLESISSVAADIGGVGSTHINHLTPRVLDIDALYARMGDLGIEMIDRIQGPPQVEPGEGVDVLLRQTSFRALAEPRRFREPDGSVVDAHLRVRFGEVEGRGVALTPAGRDLYDGRGFRAFPRTEEELHAQGLAYYRRDDQGRLQPIVYEDFLPKSAAGIFASNLTSDGTADARQRASSRDAAWMQDALDRTLHDPYALYEAERAGEVYRFPTR from the coding sequence TTGCGCGCGGACCTGGCGGCGAACCTCTCCGAGCTCTACGGCTCCGAGGTGCCGGCGTACACGACGCTCGTCGAGGCGTGCGAGCACGTCAACGCCGACGTGCTCGCCCGCCGCGGCGGCGACGCCGAACGGCTCGGCTCGATCCGTCGCGTCACGGCCGAGCGGCACGGTGCCATCCGGGTCGGCACCGAGACGGAGCTGGCGCAGGTGGCGCGGATCTTCGGCGCCTGCGGCATGTACCCCGTCGGGTTCTACGACCTGCGCGAGGCGACTCCGCCGATCCCCGTGGTCAGCACAGCGTTCCGGCCCCTGGCACGCGCTGAGCTGGCGGAGAACCCGTTCCGCGTCTTCACGTCGGTGCTCGTCGTGGACGACCGTCGCTTCTTTGACGAGCGCACCGAGGCGCGGCTGCGCGAGTTCCTCGACGCCCGCACGCTCTTCCCCGCCGAGCTGCTCGAGCTGGCCGACCAGATGGAGTCCGAGGGCGACCTGACGTTCGAGCGGGCCGACCGGTTCCTGGAGCTGGCGACCGCGTCGTTCGCGTTGTCCGACGAGCCGGTCGACCGTGCCTGGTACGAGCACCTCGAGTCGATCTCGAGCGTCGCGGCCGACATCGGCGGCGTCGGCTCCACGCACATCAACCACCTCACGCCCCGCGTGCTCGACATCGACGCGCTCTACGCGCGCATGGGCGACCTCGGCATCGAGATGATCGACCGCATCCAGGGCCCGCCGCAGGTCGAGCCGGGGGAGGGCGTCGACGTTCTGCTGCGCCAGACGTCGTTCCGTGCGCTCGCCGAGCCCCGCCGCTTCCGCGAGCCCGACGGCTCGGTCGTCGACGCGCACCTGCGGGTGCGGTTCGGCGAGGTCGAGGGCCGGGGCGTCGCGCTGACGCCCGCCGGCCGCGACCTCTACGACGGTCGGGGCTTCCGCGCCTTCCCGCGCACCGAGGAGGAGCTGCACGCGCAGGGCCTGGCCTACTACCGGCGCGACGACCAGGGTCGGCTGCAGCCGATCGTGTACGAGGACTTCCTGCCGAAGTCGGCGGCGGGCATCTTCGCGTCGAACCTCACCAGCGACGGCACGGCCGACGCCCGCCAGCGCGCCTCGTCGCGCGACGCCGCCTGGATGCAGGACGCCCTCGACCGCACCCTGCACGACCCGTACGCGCTCTACGAGGCCGAGCGTGCCGGCGAGGTCTACCGGTTCCCCACCCGCTGA
- a CDS encoding aldehyde dehydrogenase family protein has product MSDVTTRALEILQRLGAGNPFDAVPEGAQRDLPATSPIDGHEIGRLASHSAADVGDAVGRAHDAFLQWRSVPAPVRGQFVRELGELLREHKDDLGALVSIEAGKILSEGLGEVQEMIDICDLAVGLSRQLHGLTIATERPGHRMMEQWHPLGVVGVISAFNFPVAVWSWNAALAFVCGDAVVWKPSEKTMLTALACQALADEAARRAGAPEHLSQVVLGAREVGEALVDDPRVPLVSATGSTRMGKEVAPRVAARLGRSLLELGGNNAAVVAPSADLDLAVRGIVFSAVGTAGQRCTSLRRVIVHESIKDELVERLAKAYATLPIGSPLDPTTLVGPLVDEASFRAFGDAISRAQADGGTLVTGGAQDVAASDATGGGYYVQPAIVDMPGQTDVVKEETFAPILYVLTYSSFVDALALHNDVAQGLSSSIFTLDVREAETFVSAVGSDCGIANVNIGPSGAEIGGAFGGEKDTGGGRESGSDAWRAYMRRATNTVNYSTELPLAQGVEFV; this is encoded by the coding sequence ATGAGCGACGTCACCACCCGCGCCCTCGAGATCCTGCAGCGCCTCGGCGCCGGCAATCCCTTCGACGCCGTTCCCGAGGGGGCGCAGCGCGACCTGCCCGCGACGTCGCCGATCGACGGCCACGAGATCGGTCGGCTCGCGTCGCACTCGGCCGCCGACGTCGGCGACGCGGTGGGCCGCGCGCACGACGCCTTCCTGCAGTGGCGCAGCGTCCCGGCGCCGGTGCGCGGCCAGTTCGTGCGCGAGCTGGGCGAGCTGCTCCGCGAGCACAAGGACGACCTCGGCGCGCTGGTGAGCATCGAGGCCGGGAAGATCCTGAGCGAGGGTCTGGGTGAGGTGCAGGAGATGATCGACATCTGCGACCTCGCGGTCGGGCTCTCCCGCCAGCTGCACGGGCTGACGATCGCCACCGAGCGTCCTGGGCACCGGATGATGGAGCAGTGGCACCCGCTGGGCGTCGTCGGCGTCATCAGCGCCTTCAACTTCCCGGTCGCGGTGTGGTCGTGGAACGCGGCGCTCGCGTTCGTCTGCGGCGACGCCGTGGTGTGGAAGCCGTCGGAGAAGACGATGCTGACCGCCCTCGCATGCCAGGCCCTCGCCGACGAGGCGGCCCGCCGCGCCGGCGCGCCGGAGCACCTGTCGCAGGTCGTGCTCGGCGCCCGTGAGGTCGGCGAGGCGCTCGTCGACGACCCGCGCGTGCCGCTCGTCTCGGCCACCGGCTCCACCCGGATGGGCAAGGAGGTCGCGCCGCGCGTGGCCGCCCGCCTGGGCCGCTCGCTGCTCGAGCTCGGCGGCAACAACGCCGCCGTCGTGGCGCCCAGCGCCGACCTCGACCTCGCCGTGCGCGGCATCGTGTTCTCCGCCGTCGGCACGGCCGGCCAGCGCTGCACGTCGCTGCGTCGCGTGATCGTGCACGAGAGCATCAAGGACGAGCTGGTGGAGCGGCTGGCGAAGGCGTACGCGACGCTGCCGATCGGCTCGCCGCTGGATCCGACCACGCTCGTCGGGCCCCTGGTCGACGAGGCGTCGTTCCGGGCGTTCGGCGACGCGATCAGCCGTGCCCAGGCCGACGGCGGCACGCTCGTCACCGGCGGCGCGCAGGACGTCGCCGCCAGCGACGCGACCGGCGGCGGCTACTACGTGCAGCCCGCCATCGTCGACATGCCCGGCCAGACCGACGTCGTGAAGGAGGAGACGTTCGCGCCGATCCTCTACGTGCTCACCTACTCCTCGTTCGTCGATGCCCTGGCCCTGCACAACGACGTCGCCCAGGGCCTGTCGTCCTCGATCTTCACCCTCGACGTGCGCGAGGCCGAGACGTTCGTGTCGGCGGTCGGCTCCGACTGCGGCATCGCCAACGTCAACATCGGCCCCTCGGGTGCCGAGATCGGTGGCGCGTTCGGCGGGGAGAAGGACACCGGCGGCGGTCGCGAGTCGGGCTCCGACGCGTGGCGCGCCTACATGCGCCGCGCGACGAACACGGTGAACTACTCCACCGAGCTGCCGCTGGCTCAGGGCGTGGAGTTCGTGTGA